The segment AAGCGCAAATGGCTCCCCCGGAAAAAAAACGCTTATAATGTGATCGGCTTTTGCCTTTTATCATTACCTTCCGCTTAACTCATTCTTTTGCCTGGAAATCCACAAGCCTTGATGCGCCTGCTGAAGTTATTCTGGTGGTCCTTCGTTGCCGTCTTCTGTGGCCTGCTGCTCAGTTTCAGCGGCGCCTACCTCTATCTTAGCCCCAGCCTTCCATCGGTCGACTCGCTGCGCCGGATCCAGCTCCAGATCCCGCTTCGCGTCTACAGCAGCGACGGCAAACTGATCGCAGAATTCGGCGAAATGCGCCGCTCTCCGGTCCGTTTCGCCGACATTCCGCCGGATTTCATCCAGGCTCTACTGGCTGCCGAGGACGACAATTTCGCCAACCATTATGGCGTCGACCTCACCAGCCTGATGCGCGCTGCCACGCAATTATTGAAGACCGGGCACATCCAGACGGGCGGCAGCACCATCACCATGCAGGTGGCGAAAAACTACTTCCTCACCAGCGAAAGAAGTTTCTCCCGCAAGATCAATGAAATATTGCTTGCACTGCAAATTGAGCGGGAACTCAGCAAAGACGAAATTCTTGAACTTTATGTGAACAAGATCTACCTCGGTAACCGCGCATACGGTATCGAGGCCGCCGCACAGGTCTATTACGGCAAGTCGATTCGCGAAATCAGCCTGGCTCAGATGGCCATGATTGCCGGCCTGCCCAAAGCGCCGTCGCGCTTCAATCCGCTGGTCAACCCGACCCGCAGCAAGGAGCGCCGCGACTGGATTCTCGGCCGCATGTACAAGTTGGGCCGAATCGATCAGGCCCGTTACCAGCAAGCGATCAATGAGCCGATCGACGCCAGCTACCACGTCCCCACTCCGGAACTGGCTGCCCCATACATCGCCGAGATGGCCCGCGCCGAAATGGTCGGCCGCTACGGCAGCGACGCCTACACCGAAGGTTTCCGCGTCACCACAACGGTACCCAGCGACCTTCAGCAAGCTGCCAATACCTCGCTGCGCGAGGGCCTGATCGAGTACGACCAGCGCCACGGCTATCGTGGTCCGGAAACCCGCTTGCCCGGCATGACCAAGGAAACCTGGCTGCAGGAACTGGCCAAGCAGAAATCCCTTGGTGGCCTGGAGCCGGCCATCGTCACCCAGGTGGAGAAGAGCGGCATCCTGGTCCTGACCCGCAGCGGCCAGGAAGAGGCCGTGAGCTGGGACAGCATGAAGTGGGCCCGCCCGTTCCTGAACACCAACAGCCTGGGTCCGCGCCCGCAACAGCCAGCCGACGTCAGCCAGGTCGGCGACCTGGTCCGCGTGCAGCGCCAGACCGACGGCAGCCTGCGCTTCGTCCAGCTGCCGGCTGCGCAGAGCGCCCTGGTCTCCCTGGACCCGAACGATGGTGCCATCCGCGCACTGGTCGGCGGCTTCTCATTCGAGCAAAGCAACTACAACCGCGCGGCCCAGGCCAAGCGGCAGCCAGGGTCCAGCTTCAAGCCCTTCCTTTATGCCGCCGCCCTGGACAACGGCTTCACCGCCGCCAGCCTGGTGAACGACGCCCCCATCGTCTTCCAGGAGGCCGGCATGGAAGAAGCCTGGCGCCCGAAGAATGACAACAATACCTTCCTCGGCCCGATCCGCCTGCGTGAAGCCCTGTACAAGTCGCGCAACCTGGTGTCGATCCGCGTGCTGCAGGCCATCGGCATCGACTATGCGCTGAACTACGTCAGCCGCTTCGGCTTCAACAAGGACGATCTGCCGCGCAACCTGTCCCTGGCGCTCGGTACAGCCAACCTCACTCCGCTGGAAATCGCCGGCGGCTGGAGCACCTTCGCCAACGGCGGCTACAAGGTCCAGCCCTATCTGATCGAGCGCATCGAAAGCCGAGACGGCAAAACCCTGTTCGTCGCCAATCCGCCAAGGGTTCCGGCGAACGAGGCGCAGCCCAACGAAATCGCGCAAGGCAGCGGAGCACCGGACACCCTGCTCGCCTCCACCGACGCCTCGGCCCCCCAGAGCCAGACACCAGCCGTCGCCGAACGCATCGTCGACCCGCGCACGACCTACATCCTCAACA is part of the Pseudomonas lalkuanensis genome and harbors:
- a CDS encoding penicillin-binding protein 1A, with amino-acid sequence MMRLLKLFWWSFVAVFCGLLLSFSGAYLYLSPSLPSVDSLRRIQLQIPLRVYSSDGKLIAEFGEMRRSPVRFADIPPDFIQALLAAEDDNFANHYGVDLTSLMRAATQLLKTGHIQTGGSTITMQVAKNYFLTSERSFSRKINEILLALQIERELSKDEILELYVNKIYLGNRAYGIEAAAQVYYGKSIREISLAQMAMIAGLPKAPSRFNPLVNPTRSKERRDWILGRMYKLGRIDQARYQQAINEPIDASYHVPTPELAAPYIAEMARAEMVGRYGSDAYTEGFRVTTTVPSDLQQAANTSLREGLIEYDQRHGYRGPETRLPGMTKETWLQELAKQKSLGGLEPAIVTQVEKSGILVLTRSGQEEAVSWDSMKWARPFLNTNSLGPRPQQPADVSQVGDLVRVQRQTDGSLRFVQLPAAQSALVSLDPNDGAIRALVGGFSFEQSNYNRAAQAKRQPGSSFKPFLYAAALDNGFTAASLVNDAPIVFQEAGMEEAWRPKNDNNTFLGPIRLREALYKSRNLVSIRVLQAIGIDYALNYVSRFGFNKDDLPRNLSLALGTANLTPLEIAGGWSTFANGGYKVQPYLIERIESRDGKTLFVANPPRVPANEAQPNEIAQGSGAPDTLLASTDASAPQSQTPAVAERIVDPRTTYILNSMLQDVIKRGTGRRALSMGRSDIAGKTGTTNESKDSWFSGYNADYVTTVWVGFDQPESLGRHEYGGTVALPIWMNYMGAALKDKPAHVQPEPAGLLTLRIDPLSGRAASPGTPDAFFELFKSEDTPPPMSELEPGLAIPGSPLPADEAAPIDLF